The region CTTTTGTATTTCATCTCTGATGAAGCCCCCAAGTGGAATGGTGGCCCATACTCCAGCCTTCAGGGCCTCCAGCCAGATCTTCTGTCTGAGGAAATCCCTCTTCCGGGCAATGGCAGTCTCAGTAACACTGTGCAAGGACATCATGAAGAGGTGGCGCTTGTGGGCTGGGAGCTCGTTCAGTAGGGTGGTCTCCAGCTTTGGGAAGTCAAAGTCAGACACATCAAAGTTAGAGACTAGGAACACTGGAGGCTGACTAGAGAGAGCCTTCTGGAGATGACCTGAGCAGtcatctcttattttctttagCACACTGTCTCTATTGAAAGACNTAGGTTTACTCCTTTGTTCATTACTGACATCTTGATCTATCTTGGTTCGGAGAAAGTAGAACTTTGTGTTCATCTTTTCAATAGTTTTGGCCAGATGTGCATCAATTTCTTTGAAGCGTGTAGCTGAGATGATAATGAAGAAGTCGTACTCACCAAACTTCATTTCTGTCAGATAGTTTTGTGGTGGGTAGGTAGTAGACCCAATGCCAGGCAAGTCCCATGTTGTCACATTGGGAAGCTTTGGGTGTGGGTATGGAGTTCTCTTCATGGTTGTCTCTACCACCCCAGTTGGGGCTGCAccttcttcttcatccttcaCTCCCCTCAAGGCATTGATAAAGCTGGATTTCCCTGTCCCTGTTTCTCCAGTCACAGCAATGTTTAGTAGGGCTTTGTCAATGTTGCTCAGAGCATGACTAATCACAGACAATGCTCCCTGAAGGTTCTTATCCTCCAGATGGGATTCA is a window of Mus caroli unplaced genomic scaffold, CAROLI_EIJ_v1.1 scaffold_23928_1, whole genome shotgun sequence DNA encoding:
- the LOC110288649 gene encoding T-cell-specific guanine nucleotide triphosphate-binding protein 1-like: MELRGRRRKEGVLLVMVSAAELPLYHKNKFLGLALCTNNYSVSLFLSIQHPPLHTTTCQPFSSRPSCLTAQLLVFSFENFFKNFKKESKILSEKTINLIESHLEDKNLQGALSVISHALSNIDKALLNIAVTGETGTGKSSFINALRGVKDEEEGAAPTGVVETTMKRTPYPHPKLPNVTTWDLPGIGSTTYPPQNYLTEMKFGEYDFFIIISATRFKEIDAHLAKTIEKMNTKFYFLRTKIDQDVSNEQRSKPXSFNRDSVLKKIRDDCSGHLQKALSSQPPVFLVSNFDVSDFDFPKLETTLLNELPAHKRHLFMMSLHSVTETAIARKRDFLRQKIWLEALKAGVWATIPLGGFIRDEIQ